In Phocoena phocoena chromosome 3, mPhoPho1.1, whole genome shotgun sequence, the DNA window taagatcgcataAACCATGTGGCacggtgaaaaaaaaaacaaaacacaaaacgaataaaaaacaaagaagtggTGATGGCTGAAGTCACCTCTGTAGGGAAGAAATTGTGACCGGGgatgcggggtgggggtgggggttgacATCTGTGGTGCTGGCACTGTCCTTCTTCTTGATCTGGGTAATGATGAcatggatgtttaaaaaaatcattatttttttaaatgcaatttgcaatgtttttcacattttggtGGTGTCCTGGAGCCGGCTTATACTGACTTGTGAAAACTGATTGTTACCTTTTCAGGAATTTGGCAATATCacactggtagcttgaaattggccagaAACCTGTAACTGCTGTAAGtcagggccttttttttttttttttttttcccggagAGCCCATTGGggtttacttgttttgttttgttattttttaatatttttaaaaattgaagtatagggggcttctctggtggcgcagtggttaagaatctgcctgccaatgcaggggatatgggttcaatccctggtctgggaagatcccacatgccgcggagcaactaatcccgtgtgccacaactactgagcccgtgctctagagcccacgagccgcaactactgaagcctgcacacctagagcccccatgctctgcagcaagagaagtcaccgcaatgaaaggcccgcgcaccgcaacgaagagtagcccccgctcgcagcaactagagaaaacccgtgtgcagtaatgaagacccaacgcaaccaaaaataaataaaataaaataatttatttttttttaaaataaatttatttatttatttttggcagtgttgggtcgtcgtttctgtgcgagggctttctctagttgcggtgagcggggtccactcttcatcgcggtgcgcgggcctttcactgtctcggcctctcttgttgcagagcacaggctccagacgcgcaggctcagtagttgtggctcacgggcccagttgctccgcggcatgtgggatcttcccagaccagggctcgaacccgtgttccctgcattggcaggcaggttctcaaccactagcgccaccagggaagcccctatttttaaaaaattgaagtatagggacttccctggtggtccagtggctaaggctccgtgctcccaatgcaagggacccgggttcgatcctggtcagagaactagatcccgcatgccacaactaaagatcccgcgtgctgcaactaaggcttggtgcagtcaaataaataaatattttttaaaaattatttaaaaaattgaagcatagttaatttacaatgttgtgttagtttcagatgtatagaacagtgattcagttatacacacatttatatacatctgtgtatatatatatatatatatatatatatatatatatatatatatatattctttttcagattttttcccttataggttattacaaaatattgagtatagttccctgtgccatacagtaggtccttgttggttatctattttatatatagtagtgtgtatatgttaatcccaacctcctaatttatccctcccccacccctttcctctttggtaatgataagtttgtcttctgtctgtgggtctatttctgttttgtaaataagttcatttgtatccggAAAGCCCACTGTTAAACATTGCCCAGCACACGACAGTTCCTCTCTGTATATGATATTAGTGAAacgtttaaaaattatatttaaaattatggtaacatacacataacatgaaacgtaccatcttaaccattttaagtgtccagttcaACGACATAAAGTACATTCACATGgtcgtgcaaccatcactatCATCCATCTCTACAACCCTTTTCATCtgtgaaactgaaactctgttcccataacaattttttttattttttttttatttttttatttttttttgtggtacgcgggcctctcactgttgtggcctctcctgtcgtggagcacaggctccggacgcgcaggctcagtggccatggctcacggtcccagccgctccgcggcatgtgggatcttcccggatcagggcacgaacccgtgccccctgcatcggcaggcggactctcaaccactgcgccaccagggaagccccccccataacaatttttaaaaaaataaatgtacttatttatttttggctgcattgggtctgttgctgcacgcaggctttctctagttgcggcgagcgggggctactcttcgttgcggttcgcggccttattgcagtggcttctcttgttggggagcatgggctctaggtgcgcgggctcagtagttgtggtgcacgggcttagttgctctgtggcatgtgggatcttcccggaccagggctcgaacccgtgtcccctgcattggcaggcagattcctaacaactgcaccaccagggtagtcccaacattgttttttaatccttaaaaattTTCCCTAGGGGGAGGGATACATttggagattgggactgacatacacgcactactataaataaaatagataactaataagaacctactgtatagaacagggaactctactcaatactctgtaatggcctatatgggaaaagaatctaaaaaaacagtggatatatgtgtatgtataactgattcactttgctgtgcacctgaaactaacacaacattgtaaatcaactatattccaataaaaattaaaaaaaaattttttttcccttggagagCATGAGCTCTGGAACCAGAGGCTCTGTTTGAACCCCAACTCCCACCTCCACTTACTAGCTGATCTTGGGCACCTTAGGTCACTCTTCTGTATCCTCACCTGTAACCTGGAGACAGTCTCATAGTCCAGTGGCTCTTAAAGGTGTGGTTTctgaacaaggacctactgtagagcacagggaactctgctcaatgttatgtggcagcctggatgggaggggagtttgggggagaatggatacatgtgtatgtatagctgaggCCCTTTGCTGTgcgcctgaaactatcacaacattatgaattggctatactccaatataaaataaaaagtttaaaaaaaaaagtgtggtttctggaccagcagcattagcatGGCCTGGAAATTTGTTGCCAATGCAGATTTTCAGACACTCTGCACATAGGGCCCAGTGatgtgtgttttaacaagccctccaggagaTTCTGAGGCTTGCTCAAATGAGAACTATTATCATaggctgttgggaggattaaatcaattaaacaaatatacatatttagagcagtgcctggccccACAGTGCATACTGTGTAAGCACTCATTATTCTTGTTATTATGGAGAAGGCCTGGGACCCTAGCAGTATGGTGGTGATGGGGGGCTGGCTGTGCCCTCTCTCCCGGTCTGGTGGGGGTCTGGGTTCCTGGTCTCTGCTAAGTGGAGGCCTTCTCACCTCTCTCTGTTGAAGATGACAGTGAGCTGGACCACGTCACCCCATCCCTGGTGAAAGGTTATCGCTTGGTCTGGGAAACGGGAAAGGTCAGTgctggaggggtggagggggccACGTGCCTGCCTCCTCTCTGCTAGTGGAGATAAAGGAGGTCACTTCGCTCCCCCATGACAGGCATGACAGGAGGGGGGAGCTAAGATGTATAAATGGGGGGCCAGGAGGCGGTGGAGGCACCAACCACAGGAAGCTGCCTTGCTGTGCCACCTCTCACATCTCAGGCAGTCCTGTCCAGCATGGCCAAACgtcctctgctgctgctgctggccatGGGGGTGCTGGCTGGGGAGCTGTGGACCGAGGCCCAGGCGGCACCCTACGGAGTGAAGCTTTGCGGCCGTGAATTCATCTTCACCTGTGGGGGCTCCTGGTGGAGAGGTCAGACATCCTGGCCTGTGAAGCTATGGGTGAGGCTGGGgaggtgctgtgtgtgtgttaggggcgTTGACAGGACACAAGATGGGTCCAAGGAGCCAGGGACAGAGGTGAgatgaggggctggggcaggagagtCCCTCCTCCACCACATGCAGCTGGGGAGATGGGCCAGGCCCTCAAAGCTGTGTCAAGGCTGGGGGAGccggatgggggaggggcagcaagCCATCCACACCAGCTAAAAGTCTGCTGCTACTTGGGAGCCCTGTGCCCTGCATTAGGCAAGGCTGCTCTTTGCACAACACTGGGAAGTGCCTTTCAGAAGCCGAAACTAAAGTGCTTTCCAAGCCTTCAGAGAAGGGAGTGTGAGGGGTGTGGTGAGTACAAGGCTAGACTTGCCACCTAGTAGGTGACCCTCCTACCAAGTTGCTTTCCTCCCCTGATCCTCTTTATCTGCAAAAGGGAGGCACAGCCCCCGTACCTTGCAGGTTTGTTAAGCGGTAAAATTCAGTGAAAACAGATCAGGACAAAgttgagtgcctaccatgtgccagacactatgctaagttttttttgttttttttttaatgggtattAATTGAATCATCTACTCTGTATAAAACCCTGGAAGGTAGGAGTTATTATCCCCGTTTTGCCGACAAGGAAACGGAAGCTGAGAGATGATAATGGGACTGGTGCTCAGTCAGTTCAGCTCCCAAACACACGTTCTTAACCATCAGGTCCTCAGTGAGTAAATAGTAGGGGAAAAGATACGACAGAAGAGGAAAGTCAAGCTCAATGAGGTTGAGTAAGCTGCCCATCAAAGCGGGAACCCAGGCCTGAATGGAATCAAAATCTTTACACAGGAGGCTGAGTCACAAGAACAGAGAAGTAGCTGGACCAGCCAGGAGCCTGGACTCTGGGTTTGACAGAGTCCCAAGCActaactcttttcatcttttgcAAGGGATGCCTTCCCAGACGCAGATTCCGATGCAGACGGCGAGCTGGATGAGGCAGTGGCCTCCAGCGAGTGGCTGGCCCTGACCAAGTCCCTCCAGGCCTTCTATAGAGGCTGACCGGGCTGGCAGGGCACCCCAGGGGCTCTGCGGGGCAGCCGCAATGTCCTGGCTGGCCTCTCCAGCAACTGCTGCAAATGCGGGTGTGGCGAGAGTGAAATCAGCAGCCTCTGCTAGAAGGGCAACTGGGCAGCCAGGCAGCACCAGGGTGAACGCCCCAGCCCTGCCATCCACCTAACCGGTATCCAGCTGGGCACCTGTTTCTGGCccctcatgcattcattcatcagCAAGTCTCAGAGGTCAGGCACTGTGGACTTGGACAGCGTCCCCCCCACCCAATCCTGACCCTGAGCAAGCTGTGCCCCTACCTGGCCAAATGGGGACCCTGACCTCTCCGCAGCCCATATCACGCCTTTCCTGTCCTATACCGTCTCCCGCTGCAAAGGATGCCCCTACTCTACCCAAACTGGCCACACCGAGACCCTTACCCAAACTGTGACTCTCTCCTGTCCCAACTGTGGCCACTGTCCCCTTGCCAGCCCCAATTATACCACCACCCCATTCCAGCCTTTGCCCGCTCCCGTCCCCCTGTCTGCCAGCCCCTCTTCCTCCGACCTCGCCTGCTGGGGGTTCTAAAGCTGCGGACCCCAGGGTTGGTGGAGGGACCCCTGGGTTCCCTTCATATCCTGGGGTGGGAAGCTCAGTGGGCAGAGCGGATCAGAACCTTCTCCAACCCCAAAGATAAAAAGTTCCAAAGGACTCGGCAGCCtgttgggggagaggaggggcaggtgtCTGCGGAGCTCGGCCACGCCTCAGCGCCGCCCACCCCCTACTACCCCTCCTCAGCCCCCGCGAGGGACTTTCCGGTGCAGCGAAGGGGCGGGAAGCCGAAGCGCAAGGTGCGGAGGCGGCTGGGAGGGGCGGCTCCGCTTCCCTTTGCTGTTCGGGCGCTGGACCCCGAGAGATAATCGGGCGGCGCTGCAGCGCTGGGCCGGGCAGGGCCGGGCCGGACTGGGGGCGCGGGGACGCCATGCGGGGAACCCGGGTCGCTCCCTTCCCGCCGCGGCGGCGGCCGAAGCTGGTTTTGCTGCCTCTGTTGATGCTGCTGTTCTGCAGGACTCGGCCCCAGGGTGAGTTACGGAGCGAACTCGTGTCGGCGCTCTGCCGCCGCGCTCCGCGGAAACGCACGTCCTCCAGGGTGAACCGCaagtttgtggaatgaatgacaaAGGGCCGGATGCCACTCTGCTCCCCCCCGGGACAGGGACCGGGCGATGAGAGGAGCTGGGGAATGGGCGGCAGCGAGGTGGGAGCCGGGGtccggggttggggggtggtagGGGGAAGGGCTCTTCGGGTGATAACAGGATGTAGCTggtagagggaggggaggagttatGCCCGAAGCCTGGGGAGCGGTGCCCAACGCCCCCTTCCTGCTGATCACTTCCgtaaggggtggggggagttcaAGTTCTGGGGTGTGAGGGCGGCTTGGGGAATTGGCCCCCTTCCCTCggaccctccctcctccctctccaggcAGCCCTGGGCCATTGCAGTGCTATGGATTTGGACCCTTGGGCGACTTGAACTGCTCATGGGAGCCTCTTGGGGACCTGGGAGCCCCTTCCACGCTGTACCTCCAGAGCCAGAAGTAGTGAGTACAATGGAGTGatttggggaaacagaggctttgGAAGCGTGACCACTCAGGTTCTAGACTTCTCAGGTTGAGAGGACCCATTAGTCCTGCCCACCCgcaccccccagccctgccccactcTCAAGCCCTTCACTTCCAGGTTCCCTCATGTCCTTGCTGTGTTACCCTGGAccagtcactttccctctctgagcctctgtttcttcctctatCAAGTAGTGATAATAATGGAACCTGCCTCTCAAGGCTGGTTCTGAGAATTCAATGAGTTAGGCACTTGGGAAAGAAAATGCTTAATGATCAGAAGCTGTTTTttattgctgtgtgaccttaggcaaatagctaaacctctctgagcatatgaaaagatcaTTTGGTCTGGTGCCAGGGATGCAGCAGTGAAAGAGACACAGAAAGCCTTGTGGAGCCCACATTCTGAGGGGGTGACTGATGTTGCTTCACAATGAATCACACCTGGAAACACAAATTCATTTCAAATTTGGCTAagtgagaggagagggaaaggaacaTTTGAAGATGGGAACTGGGATGGGaggctggtctttttttttttaaacgatggtaaaatacacataaaatttaccagctttttttctcagccttttttaagtgtacagttcagtggaatTAAGTACAGTCACgttgttatgcaaccatcaccaccacccatgtCCAGAAGGGGGGCGGGGGCTAGGGTTTTAAATTGGTAGAGGATGAGGGAGTAAGAGAAGGTCTtccgcttttttttttaacgaggtgaaattcacataacatgaaattaaccatttgCAAGTGAGCGGTTCAGTGGCCTTGAGTACGTTCGCAATGTTGTGCCACCAGTGCCTCTATCTAGTTCCGAAACATGTCCATCACCCCAAAACGAAGTTCCATCCCCAACAGCAGTCACTTCCTAttccctggcaactactgatctactttctgtctctgaatttgcctgttctggacatttcacataaatgggatcatgtggcatgtggtcttttgtatctggcttctttcacttagcatgtttttcaGGTTCATGTATGTCGTAGCAAATCAgaacttcgttcctttttgtggctgaacaatattccactgGACGGATATACTATGttcatccactcatctgttgatggacatttgggttgtttccaccattGGGCAATTGCAATTGGGCGATCGTGACTAGCACTGCTTTGAACATaatgtgtacaagtttttgagtcctgttttctgttctttggggtatatgcctaggagtaaaatggctgggtcatatggcagttctgtgtttaactttttgaggaaccacctaACTGTTTTCCGCAACAGCTACGCCGTTTTATGTTCCTACCAGCAACATAACATAACgcatgtgtttttgttgtttttttctgaagGCCTTGATTTGAACCTTTGAAATCCAACCTTTTGGGATGTCCtcaactcctctctctctctctgtcacccaCAGCAGGCCTTGCCAGCTCTACCTTCTACATTATCCAGAATCTGGCACTCCTCACTTCCTCAGCACCCTCCATAGTCCAGTTCCCATCATCGCTGGCCTGGACCGTGCGGTCACCTCCTCCCTGGACTCAGTTTCCACCCTTAGCCCCACAGTCTGTTCTCCACCAAAGCATCCAGAGGACACCTGtgaacttctgttttatttttaaaaaatatttctttatttatttatttggctgttctgggttttagttgcagcatgtgggatcttagttgcggcatgcaggatctagttccctgaccagggatcgaacccgggccccctgaattgggagcacggagtctttttttttttttttttaatttatttattttatttttggctgcattgggtcttcattgctgtgcgcgggctttctctagttatggcgatttggggctgctcttctttgcggtgcgtgggcttctcgtcgcagtggcttctcttgttgcggagcagaggctctaggcgtgcagtattcagtagttgtggcacacaggctcagtatttgtggctcgcgggcttagttgctctgcggggcatgtgggatcttaacggACCAGGCctggaacccctgtcccctgcatcggcaggcggattcttaaccactggaccaccagggaagtcccgcaccTGTGAACTTCTGAATCAGGGCATGTCCCTCCCCAGCTCACAGCCCTCCAGGGCTCCCACCTCACTCAGGGTAAAAGCCGAAATCCTTCCTGCAGCCCATCAGGCCCTGTATAATTTGCCTGTCACCTCCCTGTCCTCACCTCCTCCTACTTTCTCGCTCACTCACTCTACTCCAGAGTACAAGCCTCCTCCTCACTGTTCTTCGTAGAACGCCAGGCACAGTTTGGCCACAGGAGCTTTGCACCAGCTGCTCCCTCTTCCTAAAATGCTCTTCCTGAGGTATTGCTGTGGTTGTTCCACACCACATCCTTCAGGCCTTTATTCAAATGTCTCATCAGAGAGCTTTCCTGACCACCTTTCCTAAAATAGCACCGTCACTCTTCATCCTGTCATCACACCGAATCCATCTCACCCTGCTTTATTGTTCTCTGTATCGCTTATACCACCATCAGTTATATATTTATGAGTTTCTCATTTGCCTCCCCCACTGGAACACCAGCTCCGGATAGCGGATCCTTGCCTGCTTTGGTCATAGTCCTATTCCCAGCTTCTACAACAGAAGTATATATTTGCTGACTGAACAGTTGCATAGAAGTAAACGTGCGTATatgtaataggtgctcagtaaacagaaTAACCAGTGCTCCTATAACATGTATTGTGCCCCTGACACTTGCTGTTCTAAATGCAGTCCATTTCTCATCTCATTGTTCCCCTCCCCTATCCAGCCCTTTCAgcaagcacttttaaaaaaagacatttatttatttatttatttggctgtgccgggtcttagttgcggcacactgATCTTCGTTGGGGcaggcgggatctagttccctaaccggGGATCGAACCGTGGTCATTGGGAGCACCGAGTCtgagccactggaccaccaggcaagtccctcagGAGGCAGTTTTATCACCCtcgttttgtagatgaggaagctgaggcacagagaagttaaattgcttgctcaaggtcacacagctctgaagcaggagaactgggatttgaacccaggcagaagATATGTTATCATTGCGGCTCTGGGCCCAGCCCACCGTATGCTGCCCCGATTCTCACATCTCTCCTCACAGCCATTCCAACAAAACCTGGACTGTGGCAGTGCCcactgggcagagctgggtgacCATTCCACGGGAACAGCTCACCACGTCTGACGAACTCCTTGTCTGGGCGGCCAAGGCAGGCCAACCTCTCTGGCCCCCAGTCTTCGTGAACCTCGAGACCCGAAGTAACAGGCGGGAGTGGGGGTTTGCTATGTGTGGGGTGGGTGGTCTTGGAGGCCCTGGCTCAATGTACCTCCTCTTCCTCAGTGAAGCCAGATGCCCCCCAACTGTACCCTGATGTGGACTTCTCAGAGGATGACCCCCTAGAGGCCACTGTCCAATGGGCCCCTCCTATGTGGCCACCCCATAAGGTCTTGGTCTGCCAGTTCTACTACCGAAGATGCCAGGAGATGGCCTGGATGCTGGTGAGTGTCAGGGACCCTTTTCCCCCACCCTACTCTGGGCGGGGCCTGGGACATCATTCCCAAATCAGACACCTAGCTCAGAGCTCATTCCTCAGCTGGCCCTGGAGTCTGTCCACATTCCTCACAGAAGGCCTGTACATGCATCTTGTTCAGCTAAAAAATGTTCCCCCAAGATAATCTATAAATTCCATGCAGTCCCAATCCAAATTccacttggaatttttttttttttttttttttttttggccactccgcGAGGTtgtgcttgcgggatcttagttcctcgaccagggattgaacccgggccctcggtagtgaaagcaaggagtcctaaccactgggcctccagggaattccttccACTTGGAATTTTTGAGAAACTCAGTAAACTTCCTCTAACATTTTTGCGAATGAATAAAAATCCTCAAATAGCTCACGTTAACCTTAAAATAAGAGGTTAACAGCAGACACttagcatctactgtgtgccataCGCTGTTCTAAGCTGTCTATTGAATCCTTACAAGAACTCTTTGAGGTAGATGTGTTTTATgcctacccattttacagatgatgaacaGAGCCTGGTTTTCAGTAAACGCTCAAAAGTAATAAAAGTAGCTCACATTTCTGAGCACCTGCCACGCATCAGGGCCCAAACTAAGCAATCTGCATGGATTATCTTGATGAGTACCAACCTCCCTATATAGTAGATGCTTTTAAGATCTCTATTTTATAGTTGGGGAAGCTgaacctcagagaggttaaacaactttcCCAGGttcacacagcaaaaaaaaaatggaagacaaCTCCAGTGCAATGGGACCCCAGGAGTTGGGGAGCCTGCCCATGCACTTTAAGAGCACAGCACCAaagttgcaagtattttctcatctcgtatctcattggccagaacttagtcacatggtcTCACCTGAttgcaagggagactgggaaatgtagtctttattcttGACACACATGTTCCTGACAGATACTCAAGGGTTCTATTTccgaaggaagaaggggagaatggatattgggGATAACCCACTGTCTCGGTTACAGCTTTTCATGCAAAACACTACAATATAGAGCAGAGTTGTTGTCACTGTGAATATTCATGCAATTCAGAGCAATGCTAAGATGCAGACTTTACAGTCTAACTGCCTGGGTATGAATCTCAGCTCCGCCAACTCACCAGCTATGTTACCTTGGGTATGTCACTTCCCcgctcttggcctcagttttcctcatctgtaaaatgagaataatattaataatagaatTTACCACCTACTGCTATACCTGGCACAGAGGATAATCAACTTGTCTCTTTTTTCCAGGGATTGTCCcaattttaaaaccaaaagccCTGTGTCCTAGGAACCCACTTGATCCCAGGCAAAGCAGGACAGTATTGGTCATCC includes these proteins:
- the RLN3 gene encoding LOW QUALITY PROTEIN: relaxin-3 (The sequence of the model RefSeq protein was modified relative to this genomic sequence to represent the inferred CDS: inserted 1 base in 1 codon; substituted 1 base at 1 genomic stop codon): MGGQEAVEAPTTGSCLAVPPLTSQAVLSSMAKRPLLLLLAMGVLAGELWTEAQAAPYGVKLCGREFIFTCGGSWWXRSDILACEAMGEAGEVLDAFPDADSDADGELDEAVASSEWLALTKSLQAFYRGXPGWQGTPGALRGSRNVLAGLSSNCCKCGCGESEISSLC